From Malaya genurostris strain Urasoe2022 chromosome 2, Malgen_1.1, whole genome shotgun sequence:
aatcgatgaaaatgtgggaaaagtggaaaaaatgattatggatgatcgccgcaTCACTATTAGAGAGTGTTGTATACAAGAATTTAGTACAACAGGGTAACTTTTACCCTAAAAAGTAGTTAATCTGAATTAAGTCTGTTTTGCAGAATTCTAAATAAATGATCAGCGTGCAGAGAAGACCGTTCTCTTTCTGACAGCTGACTGTGAACGATTTAAATCTAGTGTTGTTTATTAAGAAGAATACCCTTACGCTCTATTTCGTCAAAGTTTTATGAGTTCTCGGATATATTTCGGAGTGGACCTGTTTCGGATAGTTCTGGAGTCTATTTAGCTCAGTAGTGGATACTTTAACTGGCGACGAGGAAAACGACGGCGACGGCAAGGTGGCCGCTATTTGATCCCGGCAGATTGCACCCGAAGGAAAAGGATTTCACGGTTCGGACTTTTATCTGATGCAGTAAGGAAATCTTTAAAAATTAAGAAACCATCTGGATTGATAAAACTGTAAGTTAACGGGAAGTAGAGCGAAAGAAATTGTGTTAAATTTTCATACCGACGCCAAGAAATTTATAAAaagccattttgttttttagcatagcgtcaattttttttctcaggtGAGGATAAATTGCAGCAGTGGTGCCAGATTTTCTTCGACgatattttaatgaaaaattaaattaaactttatttcgtgttattcattattcgttttgctttggttTTATAGTGAGATAAATCTATCCGAGGCAAAATTCTTATATTATTTTTGATCTTTTATTAGGTCGCTGTCTCATAAGGAGTTTCTATCTGGACGTTTCCGGCTAATTTGTTGGACGAAGACGCAGCGATAATTTCGTTTAATTTGACGGGAAATCCATAGGATCGATTACACGTAAGCGTTAATTATTGcggtgagtgaaattttatactttttttggtattttataaataattggcGAATATCCCTAACGTTTGTTAGGATCCTCAGAGTGAAATTTTGAATAGTTTTAATATTCAAATGGCGCCCACAGTTGCAGCCACGATTGAACCATTCTGGAACGGCACGTCCTTCGGAGATTGGGCTACacgattgaaatattttttcatcgtGAATAAAATTGAAGATTATAACGACAAACGGGCCTACTTCATAACTATGGGTGGTCCAGTAATATTTTCTCAATTAAAATTACTTTTTCCGACTggcaattttgaaaatgttccCTATGAAGAGCTAATTAGCAAACTGAAAGCTCGTTTGGATAGAACCGAATCGGATTTAATCCAACGACTTCGTTTTAATACTCGTGTCCAACAACCCGACGAAACCTTACAAGATTTTGCTTTGTCTTTAAGGTTACAAGCCGAATTTTGTAATTATGGTGATTATAAAGACCAGGCCATTCTGGATAGGATGGTTGCCGGGGTAAAAGATattgagttgaaaaaaaaagttgttgagcGAAAATAAATTGAATCTTGCTACGGcagaaaaaattttggaaacctGGGAGATGGCAAGTGCGAACTCCAAACCTATAACTGAGAAAGAAGACGAAGCTTTCGCTTTGAAATTTGTTCCTGCTATGGGCAGAgggaaaattttacaaaatcttGCTGATGTTTATAAAAATAACAGTGGTAAATTTGAAGATAAAACACGTATCCCAGTGAAAGACAGGCTCGGTTATAAGAATTTGACCGATCGACGATTCAAAAAAGTGCAATTTGAGAACGCTAGAGATTATAAGGGACAGAAGCCTGCCGAGTGGAGGAATGATTTTAGGAGACAACCAGTGTTGGATCGACGTGTTTGCAATTTTTGTGGAATACAAGGACATGTAGCAAGGAAATGTTACAAACGAcggattcaaaaacagcgtgagGTCAATCTGGTGGATGTTCCTGGTAGCAGCAAGGACAGTGTGTCTGATCTTCTTAATCGTCTGAATACTAAAGATTCTGATGACGACGGCGATTCTGATTCAGGTGAATTGTGTTGTATGCATGTTTCctctataaataaaattaatagccCTTGTTTAATTAATGTTAAAATTGACAGGAAAGAGATTCAAATGGAGGTAGATTGCGGAGCTTCTGTATCAGTGATAAGCAAAGCTCAATATTTTTCGCATTTTACAAAAACCTTGAGTAAGTCTTCGACAAAACTTATTGTAGTGAATGGGACTGAATTGCAATTAATAGGGGAGGTGGTAGTCAAAGTGGAGTTTAGGAATGTAAAAGCGAATCTGAAATTGTTGATTATAAActgcaaaaacaatttctatccGCTTTTTGGAAGAACTTGGTTAGACGTTTTCATTCCTAACTGGAGGGATTTTTTTGCGGAAAATATTTAAGTGAATAATATTGGAAGAAAAAACTTCTTGGTagaagaaataaaacaaaaatttggaAGTCTTTTTGTAAAAGATTTCACTTCTCCTATTAGCGGTTATGAGGCAGAACTTGTTCTCAAAACAGGCTGTCCCATATTTAAAAAAGCATACGAAGTACCTTATagattgaaagaaaaagtaataagttatctggaaaaattagaaaaagaaaaagttattaCGCCAATACAATACAGTGAGTGGGCTTCTCCTGTGGTGGCGGTTATAAAGAAAAATAATGACATCAGGTTAGTAATTGATTGCAAGGTGTCAATAAATAAGCTGTTAATCCCAAACACTTATCCATTACCTTTAGTCCAAGATTTATTCGCAAATCTCTCTAGATGCAAAATATTTTGTACCTTGGATTTGGAAGGCGCGTATACTCAACTTTCCTTATCTTACCGTTCCAGAAAATTCATGGTAATTAATACTATTAAAGGATTGTATACATACAATCGACTTCCACAAGGGGCTTCCACCAGTGCATCCATTTTTCAACAAGTCATGGATCAAGTACTGAAAGATTTACCTGGTGTCGTCTGTTATTTGGATGATGTTCTTATTGCAGGAAAAGACATTGAGGATTGTAAAAAGAGATTGTTTGAGGTTCTGAACAGATTATCGGATGCAAACATTAAAGTAAACTttgaaaaatgcaaattttttgTTACTGAACTTAATTATTTAGGGCATATTATAGGGGAAAAAGGTCTTTCGCCGTGCCAAAGTAAAATTGAAACTATTCAGAAAGCAAAAACCCCTACCAATGTTACCGAGCTAAAATCTTTTCTAGGACTACTTAACTATTATCACAAATTTGTACCTCAATTGTCTTCAAAACTATACCATCTATACAACTTGTTGAAGTCTGGCGTTAAGTTAATTGGGATGAAAAATGTGAAGATGCTTTTCAGACAGGGAAGAAATCATTAATTTCGAGTGGATTTCTTGAACTTTACGACCCAAACAAACCTTTAGTTGTAATGTCTGATGCATCAGGATATGGTTTGGGAGGAGTAATCGCTCATTTGATATAAGGAGTAGAAAAACCAATCAGCTTTACATCTTTTTCTCTTAATAAAGCACAGCAAAAGTATCCTATTCTCCATCTTGAGGCTCTTGCTCTGGTATGCACTATAAAGAAGTTCCACAAATATTTGTTTGGAAAGAAATTTTTAGTATACACAGACCACAAACCTTTAGTTGCTATTTTTGGCAAATCCGGAAAACATTCCATTTACGTTACAAGAATTCAACGATACATTTTAGAACTTTCTTTTTACGATTTTGAAATAAACTATAGACCATCCTCTAAAATCAGTAATGCGGATTTCTGTTCTAGGTTTCCGCTAAAAGATACTGTTGCCAAAGAGTACGATGTAATACATAGTTTAAATTTTAGCAATGATTTCCCGATGGATTTCAAACTTTTTGCTAGAGAAACAAAATCAGACAAATTTTTACAACAAATTATGAAGTTTGTACAGCTTGGTTGGCCAGACAAAGTAGACAAACACTTTGCCAATGTTTTTTCTAACAAGCATGATTTAGAAATTATTGATGAATGCTTATTGTTCCAAGACAGAGTTATAGTACCGCAATCTTTGCAAAGTGGGATTCTCAAACTTTTACACACCAACCATGGTGGAGTTGTAAAAATGAAGCAAATGGCAAGACGTTTCGTTTATTGGTACGGGATAAATAAAGCAATTGAAAGATTTGTTGCTAACTGTGAAAGTTGCAACAGTATGATGATTACACCAAAACCCAAAACTACTTCTAAATGGAAGGAAACTACTAGACCTTTTAGCAGGGTGCATTtagattttttccattttgagcATCGCACTTTTCTGCTTATAGTAGATAGTTTTTCTAAATGGGTGGAACTGGAATGGATGAAATATGGCACAGATTGCAAGAAAGTTTTAAGATGTTTAGTTGCTTTTATGGCAAGATTTGGTTTACCGGATGTTTTAGTTACGGACGGTGGCCCTCCTTTCAAttcatttgcattcaaaaatttcttagaaaaacaaggaataaaagtcttaaaaacTCCGCCTTACAACCCGGCTAGCAATGGCCAGGCGGAGAGATTAGTGAAAACAGTAAAAgatgttttaaaaaaatacttattAGACCCAGATATAGCAGTATTGCATTTGGAGGACCAGATAAATTTGTTTctgttaaatttcagaaattgtaTGACGAAGGATGGTAAATTTCCATCTGAAAAAATCTTCGTTTATCGACCTAAGATGTTGATTGACTTAA
This genomic window contains:
- the LOC131428034 gene encoding uncharacterized protein LOC131428034, encoding MASANSKPITEKEDEAFALKFVPAMGRGKILQNLADVYKNNSGKFEDKTRIPVKDRLGYKNLTDRRFKKVQFENARDYKGQKPAEWRNDFRRQPVLDRRVCNFCGIQGHVARKCYKRRIQKQREVNLVDVPGSSKDSVSDLLNRLNTKDSDDDGDSDSGSNWKRANSRPSYST